Below is a genomic region from Castanea sativa cultivar Marrone di Chiusa Pesio chromosome 2, ASM4071231v1.
CATTTGAGTAACAACTGTATATTGTCACTTTATGCTGTATCTCTTAAATCACCATGTTACTTTTCTACAAATGTTGTGTAAAGCAAATTGTAAATGTAACAAAAGAATTTAGATTAGTAAGCTGGCCGTGGTGGCAAAGCTCACTGGAATCAAATTTGCAGTTAATGACAAACTCCAAActtgaaattgatatttttaattcCATTCTTGTTTATAGCTAAGGTAGCATatataaatttggattttaattagcGTAATTGGTAAGGTTTTTTGCACGTAgtggattttaattaattaaactaaaattagTAGTCTTTTGTCATCGAATAAAAGACATGAATTCGAATCTcatctatattctatatatatatatatatatataaactgaaGCGTAACATTTTTTGTTATCACGTACTTGTTGAGTCACATCAACGTAACATTCTAGTTTTCGGTTCATTCTGTTTAGTTTGGTCCATTTATGTTCAGTTCGGTCCAATTCAGTCTATTTTAgtccaattcggtccatttggtctattTCAGATAATCAGTTAATTTCAGATCAATTTGGTCTCTTTCGGTCCAGTTCAATCCATTTGGTTCATTTTAGttcattcagtccactttgatGATGATTAGGAGGAGAGGTTTGTGTAGAAAGATAAGCTGCTTCATTGGCAATTATGTCACTTCCTAAACATAAGGTTGATagattttgatatatttttcttatattattaaagtcttatatatatatatattttggtagTATAGGTGATGGATTTACTTATATTCAAGATGTATAAAAGTTGAACAATTTACTTATATATGCTTTCTTTTTAGGCCATTCAAGACGTATAGAGGAAAAAACATTTGTAAGGAATACTAGAAATAAATTCCAACAGCATattacattatttacaaaatatttcgccttatataataattgaatgcAATATGCATTATGTttccttgaaaaaaattattactaaatttaaaatactttcaaataacaaatataaatagcTTAATTTggaaaatctaatatattgcATCAACtatactttgttaaaaaatattcacattattttaaaaagggTTTGAGATTAACACTTACAAGTTTTatctactattttcatttttcacttaaaaaagaaacaaatcgTGCAGACGcttaatttaagttttataaGCAAATACAATTCTTCAGGCCCATTTTATGAAATCTCTGAGAGATCAAGAAAAGTGCGGATGCTTTATTTAAGTTCTATAAGCAAACACAATTCTACAGGCTAGGCCATTTAAACAAATTCTTACAATCAGCATCAATGCAACCCACTGCTCAAGCTTCCAAAGCTCACATAGCTATTTGAGAATGGTCCCTGTGTGATTATGGCACAAACTATACCAGTAAAGTTTGTGTGGCCTAGAGAATTTATAACTGCTTCCTTTTCTTCTCAAAATAGTAGCGACTTTGTTGGAAGTTCAATACCGCCCATATCAAATGCCATAAACCTATCTCCGGCCACAGCGCGGATGGAGAGCACAATGGACAATTAGTAGTCTGCCAAAGGAGGAAATTGCTGAGGCGGTTCTCTCCAGAAGTTCGGATAAGGATGTCTGGGTCAGGCGCGACTCCCATGTACATGTTCTTCTCAATGTCCACCAGCTTTATAGTAGGATGCATCCACTGCTTCTTTTTGCTATCTGCAACTCCTTCAGTCACACCATTGGAAGTTCTACTCATGACTTCGTCCCATTTATCTTCACAGGATCCTTGAACAGCATGTAAAATtactccctttttcttttcaactctAATCACACCATTGCAAGCTCTAGTTGTGTTCAATGCTTGGGATTTACTCAAGCTACTTTCACAAGATCCTTGAACATCATGCTCAATAGTTCCATTTATATTCTCACCCTCTTCAACTCCTTCAGTCACACCATTGCTAACTTTACTTGCATACAGTGCTTCAATTTCATTCCTTTTATCCTTGCAGGATTCTTGAACAGCATGCACAATCTCGTCATAAGAAGTATAGGCCACACAGATTAAAAGCACAGTCTTGGTGTTTTTGGCAGTAGCTGCCATTGCCTTTTCTGCTGCGACCCTGACAGGCTCACTCAAAAGCTTCAGGTTACCTATAAAATATAGTCTGATACCATATTGATTCACAACACTTTCTTCCTTGAGCAACTCACCGATCTTTTCCAGCATTAGATCCATCAAGCATTGAACCTCTTCAGGTTTCCTTTTGAAATTCTCAATGCTGAAGGCATATACTGTCAAGTATTTCACTCCCAGTTCATAGCAGTAACAAAGTATCTTCATGAGAGCCAAAAACCCAGCCTTGTGGCCAGCCCCTTCTTCCATGCCCTGCTTCTTTGCATACCTTCGATTTCCATCCATGATGAAGGCAATGTGATTGGGAATGGGACCCATTGACAAAATTCTAAAAAggcattttctcaaaaaactaCCAAGACCTCCAAAAAATTGGTTTGCACTGTCACCTCTATCTTTCTCCATTATATGAACAAGCAGACAATCTTAAGCCCCAGTGCCAAAATAAGCCTGTTCAAGAGGAACACAACTTCAGTTTGTATTGTTAGAAAATGATGCCCACCAGACAGTAGAGAATAAAGCAAAGAAATCAGAAAAGACACAGAGATGCATATAATAGAAAATAGCAATATCTCAATGAAATAGCTTAGTCAGAGACATCCATTCAGGCGTGTGTCCACAACTTCAAGAAGTTGGGAATACAACTTCAGTCCGTAGTTTTAGAAAATCCTTGCCCACCAGAAAGTAGAGAATAAAGCAAAGAAATTGGAAAAGACACAAGGATGAATGTACTGGAAAATAGCAATATCTCAGTGAAATAGCTTAGTCAGAA
It encodes:
- the LOC142626036 gene encoding dehydrodolichyl diphosphate synthase 6-like gives rise to the protein MEKDRGDSANQFFGGLGSFLRKCLFRILSMGPIPNHIAFIMDGNRRYAKKQGMEEGAGHKAGFLALMKILCYCYELGVKYLTVYAFSIENFKRKPEEVQCLMDLMLEKIGELLKEESVVNQYGIRLYFIGNLKLLSEPVRVAAEKAMAATAKNTKTVLLICVAYTSYDEIVHAVQESCKDKRNEIEALYASKVSNGVTEGVEEGENINGTIEHDVQGSCESSLSKSQALNTTRACNGVIRVEKKKGVILHAVQGSCEDKWDEVMSRTSNGVTEGVADSKKKQWMHPTIKLVDIEKNMYMGVAPDPDILIRTSGENRLSNFLLWQTTNCPLCSPSALWPEIGLWHLIWAVLNFQQSRYYFEKKRKQL